The following proteins come from a genomic window of Sorghum bicolor cultivar BTx623 chromosome 3, Sorghum_bicolor_NCBIv3, whole genome shotgun sequence:
- the LOC8078731 gene encoding serine/threonine-protein kinase Aurora-2, which yields MAIASEDRASAHANEEKRWVLSDFEIGKPLGRGKFGHVYLARERRSSQIVALKVLFKSQLKQSQVEHQLRREVEIQSHLRHPNILRLYGYFYDQTRVYLILEYAAKGELYKELTRCKHFSERRSATYIASLARALIYLHGKHVIHRDIKPENLLIGAQGEIKIADFGWSVHTFNRRRTMCGTLDYLPPEMVEKTEHDYNVDIWSLGILCYEFLYGVPPFEAKEHSETYRRIVKVDLKFPLKPFVSPAAKDLISQMLVKNSAHRLPLHKVLEHPWIVQNADPSGVYRG from the exons ATGGCGATCGCCAGCGAGGACAGG GCTTCAGCACATGCGAATGAGGAGAAGCGGTGGGTACTGTCTGATTTTGAGATTGGGAAGCCTCTTGGGAGGGGCAAGTTTGGGCATGTTTATCTTGCCAGAGAAAGGAGG AGTAGTCAGATTGTGGCTTTGAAAGTTCTTTTCAAGAGCCAGCTCAAGCAATCACAGGTCGAGCATCAGCTGCGACGCGAAGTGGAGATTCAAAGTCACCTTCGACACCCTAATATTCTTCGCCTGTATGGGTACTTCTATGATCAG ACCCGGGTATACCTAATCCTGGAATATGCTGCCAAGGGTGAACTGTACAAGGAACTGACTAGGTGCAAACATTTTTCAGAGCGGCGTTCAGCGACC tatatcgCATCACTGGCTAGAGCTTTGATCTACCTTCATGGCAAGCATGTTATCCACCGGGACATTAAACCAGAGAATCTTTTGATTGGAGCCCAG GGTGAGATCAAAATTGCTGACTTCGGCTGGTCCGTGCATACCTTCAACAGAAGACGGACTATGTGCGGAACTCTGGATTACCTGCCACCTGAAATGG TGGAGAAGACAGAACATGATTACAATGTCGACATATGGAGCCTGGGTATTCTATGCTATGAGTTCCTTTACGGGGTCCCACCTTTTGAAGCTAAGGAGCACTCAGAGACATACAGAAG GATAGTGAAAGTTGACTTGAAGTTCCCACTGAAACCATTCGTTTCACCCGCTGCGAAGGATTTGATTTCTCAA ATGCTGGTCAAGAACTCGGCGCACCGGCTTCCACTCCACAAGGTTCTTGAGCACCCGTGGATCGTCCAGAACGCCGACCCTTCCGGCGTGTACAGAGGGTAG
- the LOC8078732 gene encoding ATP-dependent 6-phosphofructokinase 3 isoform X2, which yields MYGVTSVVGIEGGYKGFYSKNTVPLTPKSVNDIHKRGGTVLGTSRGGHDTAKIVDCLQDRGINQVYIIGGDGTQKGASVIYEEVRRRGLKCSVVGIPKTIDNDIAVIDKSFGFDTAVEEAQRAINAAHVEAESAENGIGVVKLMGRNSGFIAMYATLASRDVDCCLIPESPFYLEGKGGLLEFIEKRLKDNGHMVIVVAEGAGQDLIAKSMNFVDTQDASGNKLLLDVGLWLSQKIKDHFKKKPSFPITLKYIDPTYMIRAVRSNASDNVYCTLLAHSALHGAMAGYTGFTVAPVNGRHAYIPFYRITEKQNKVVITDRMWARVLCSTNQPCFLSHEDVENMKHDDDEHHLHNTQLLEGESSPVKDASKCNGTV from the exons ATGTATGGCGTCACCAGCGTTGTTGGCATAGAG GGTGGATACAAGGGTTTCTATTCTAAAAATACTGTTCCGCTGACTCCAAAGTCGGTGAACGACATCCATAAGAGAGGTGGGACTGTCCTTGGAACTTCAAGAGGAGGACATGACACCGCCAAAATTGTTGATTGTCTTCAGGACCGTGGTATTAATCAGGTTTATATTATTGGAGGTGATGGTACTCAGAaaggtgcttctgtaatttatgag GAAGTCCGTAGACGGGGCCTCAAATGTTCTGTTGTTGGTATCCCAAAGACCATTGATAATGACATTGCG GTGATTGACAAGTCGTTTGGATTTGACACTGCTGTGGAGGAGGCCCAGAGGGCGATCAATGCTGCTCATGTCGAGGCTGagagtgcagagaatggcatTGGTGTTGTGAAGCTAATGGGTCGCAACAGTG GTTTTATTGCAATGTATGCTACTCTAGCTAGCCGTGATGTG GATTGCTGTTTAATCCCAGAGTCACCCTTCTACCTTGAAGGGAAGGGAGGACTCCTTGAGTTCATTGAGAAACGGCTCAAGGACAATGGTCATATGGTCATTGTGGTGGCTGAGGGTGCTGGACAGGATCTCATCGCGAAAAGTATGAATTTCGTGGACACTCAAGATGCTTCAGGAAATAAGCTGCTTCTGGATGTTGGCCTTTGGTTATCCCAGAAGATAAAG GATCATTTCAAGAAGAAGCCCAGCTTCCCAATAACTCTCAAGTACATCGACCCGACCTACATGATCCGTGCCGTCAGGTCAAATGCTTCTGACAATGTCTACTGCACCCTGCTAGCCCACAGCGCCCTCCATGGTGCCATGGCGGGGTACACCGGCTTCACCGTCGCTCCAGTCAATGGCAGACACGCTTACATCCCGTTCTAT AGGATCACCGAGAAGCAGAACAAGGTGGTGATCACGGACCGGATGTGGGCGAGGGTGCTGTGCTCGACGAACCAGCCCTGCTTCCTGAGCCACGAGGACGTGGAGAACATGaagcacgacgacgacgagcaccACCTGCACAACACGCAGCTCCTGGAAGGCGAGAGCTCGCCGGTGAAGGACGCGTCCAAATGCAATGGGACAGTGTGA